GGCGAATATAGTGCGATTTTGAAAAACAAAAATCTACAAATTATGAATTTAACAAATTTTTTACAAAAAGGTTTTATGACCTTAGCACTCTTGGTAATTCCTATCGCACTTGTAAAGGGCTTTGATATGCCCAAAGAAGACTTATGGCAAGTGTATATTCCAGCAAGTTTGCTAGGCTTTTTTGCGATGATTCCAGCGGCGATTATTGCGGAAAAAAAGGGCAAGTTTAAGGCGGTTATGATTGTTGGAATCTTATTTTTTGTGCTGTCTTATTTGCTAATGTTAAGCCACAGCAAAGCGGTGTTTATCTTTGGCGTGCTTGTGTTTTTTGCGGGGTTTTCTATCCACGAACCCATTATGCAAAGCCTTGCGAGTCGCTATTGTAAGGCTTATCAAAAGGGAAGTGCTATGGGGGTTTTTACCACCTTTGGTTATCTAGGCTCTTTTTTTGGTGCGCTTTTAGGTGGGCATTTGTATGAGTTTTTTAGCATTTTATCTATTGTAATTTTTGTAGTGATTGCCTGTTTTATGTGGATTTTAATTTTTGGGTTTTTAGCAAATCCAGCAATGCAAAAAAATCTTTATCTACCCCTTGCAGATTCTACCACAAATGCTTCTTTAGAATCTTTGGCACAACTTAGCGGGATTTTGGAATGGTATATTAATGAAAGTGAGCGTGTAGCGGTGATTAAATACGATAAGCATATTATTGATAAAGA
The Helicobacter winghamensis ATCC BAA-430 DNA segment above includes these coding regions:
- a CDS encoding MFS transporter is translated as MAKDSLVKQSLPLSLILGTRFFGLFIVMPVLSLYALSLPGVSPILVGIAMGGYALTQVLFQIPFGFLSDKFGRKSMIALGLVIFALGSVICALSEDIYMLILGRLLQGAGAVGGVISAMIADLVKEENRTKAMAFMGATISLSFTAALILGPILAVSFGEPSLFWITAFLALFGLILLFVAVPNAPKITYSFTHKSGEYSAILKNKNLQIMNLTNFLQKGFMTLALLVIPIALVKGFDMPKEDLWQVYIPASLLGFFAMIPAAIIAEKKGKFKAVMIVGILFFVLSYLLMLSHSKAVFIFGVLVFFAGFSIHEPIMQSLASRYCKAYQKGSAMGVFTTFGYLGSFFGALLGGHLYEFFSILSIVIFVVIACFMWILIFGFLANPAMQKNLYLPLADSTTNASLESLAQLSGILEWYINESERVAVIKYDKHIIDKDEVLEFINTHLNEHFAKGE